A region of Subtercola boreus DNA encodes the following proteins:
- the radA gene encoding DNA repair protein RadA encodes MPTKPLSNFKCTECGWTTLRWAGRCGECQAWGTVVSAAESTGLQGQVRAVNIDQASIARPITEIETDAAMHWATGITEFDRVLGGGLVPGVAILLSGEPGVGKSTLLLEVAARAAQEHLRVLYVSAEESVGQIKMRAERTRSLSPTLMLAAETDLATILGQIDAVMPHLVIVDSVQTVSSSQIEGAAGGPTQVRAVASALIRVAKERSLPVLLVGHVTKDGSIAGPRVLEHLVDVVCQFEGDRQTALRFVRTLKNRFGPTDEVGCFEMTGEGIREVPDPSGLFLSRGVEAVSGTCVTVALEGRRALPVEVQALVVATTAPNPRRVTNGVDSSRVSMLLAVLERRLKVKLSDKDVYVSTVGGVKLTDPSADLAIALAIASANNDRALPHNFLAFGEISLAGEVRPVTSSDLRATEARRLGFTNILGPGQTSIRQAFSTAFEAA; translated from the coding sequence ATGCCGACGAAACCCCTCAGCAACTTCAAGTGCACCGAGTGCGGGTGGACGACCCTCCGCTGGGCCGGGCGCTGCGGCGAGTGCCAGGCGTGGGGCACCGTCGTCTCCGCGGCGGAGTCCACCGGGCTGCAGGGCCAGGTGCGCGCCGTCAACATCGACCAGGCGAGCATCGCACGGCCGATCACCGAGATCGAGACCGATGCGGCGATGCACTGGGCGACCGGCATCACCGAGTTCGACCGCGTGCTGGGCGGAGGGCTCGTGCCGGGGGTGGCGATCCTGCTCTCGGGCGAACCGGGTGTCGGCAAGTCGACCCTGCTGCTCGAGGTTGCCGCGCGCGCGGCGCAGGAACACCTGCGGGTGCTGTACGTCAGCGCCGAGGAGTCCGTCGGGCAGATCAAGATGCGGGCCGAGCGAACCCGATCCCTCTCCCCCACACTGATGCTGGCGGCCGAGACCGATCTCGCCACGATCCTCGGCCAGATCGACGCCGTCATGCCGCACCTCGTCATCGTCGACTCGGTGCAGACCGTGAGCAGCTCACAGATCGAGGGGGCCGCCGGCGGCCCCACACAGGTGCGGGCCGTTGCGTCGGCGCTCATCCGCGTGGCGAAGGAGCGGTCGCTCCCGGTGCTGCTCGTCGGGCACGTCACGAAAGACGGCTCCATCGCGGGGCCGCGCGTGCTGGAACACCTGGTCGACGTCGTCTGCCAGTTCGAAGGCGACCGGCAGACCGCGCTGCGCTTCGTTCGCACGCTCAAGAACCGGTTCGGCCCGACCGACGAGGTCGGCTGCTTCGAGATGACCGGCGAGGGCATCCGCGAGGTACCCGACCCGAGCGGGCTGTTCCTCAGCCGCGGGGTAGAAGCCGTCAGCGGCACCTGCGTCACCGTCGCGCTCGAGGGCCGTCGCGCGCTGCCCGTCGAGGTGCAGGCGCTCGTCGTGGCGACGACGGCACCGAACCCGCGGCGGGTGACGAACGGCGTCGACTCCTCCCGGGTGTCAATGCTGCTGGCGGTGCTCGAGCGGCGCCTGAAGGTGAAGCTCTCCGACAAAGACGTCTACGTGTCGACGGTCGGCGGGGTCAAGCTCACCGACCCGTCGGCCGACCTCGCGATCGCGCTGGCCATCGCCTCCGCCAACAACGACAGGGCGCTGCCGCACAACTTCCTCGCCTTCGGGGAGATCAGTCTCGC
- a CDS encoding PIG-L family deacetylase encodes MLFPELEGHPGASVVLLHAHPDDETLATGGLMARLVADGCRVVLVTGTRGERGEVVPGPLKSLEGTPELAGVRVTELAAAMHALGVADHRFLGAGASTEAHSARAVGSAPRIYADSGMQWGPDGTAVAADDAPFDALSLAPIDEIVDDILVVVRDVAPRLLVSYDERGGYGHPDHVRMHDAAVAVSKATGIPLYRVVADWDGDAPFGGSDVVVPLGPQRASKFAALAAHSTQLTVDGGDIVLSGGQRHTVADTEVFRRFPTL; translated from the coding sequence ATGCTGTTCCCCGAACTCGAAGGCCACCCCGGGGCATCCGTGGTGCTGCTGCACGCCCACCCCGACGACGAGACGCTAGCCACCGGCGGGCTGATGGCACGGCTGGTGGCGGATGGATGTCGCGTGGTACTCGTCACCGGAACACGCGGTGAGCGTGGAGAGGTGGTGCCGGGGCCGCTCAAGTCTCTGGAGGGCACCCCGGAACTCGCCGGAGTCCGCGTCACCGAACTCGCAGCGGCGATGCATGCGCTCGGAGTCGCCGACCATCGTTTCCTCGGGGCCGGGGCATCGACGGAGGCGCACAGCGCGCGGGCCGTCGGGTCGGCCCCTCGCATATATGCCGATTCGGGCATGCAGTGGGGTCCTGACGGCACGGCCGTTGCGGCCGACGACGCTCCTTTCGACGCACTGAGCCTCGCCCCGATCGACGAGATCGTCGATGACATCCTCGTCGTAGTGCGGGATGTAGCGCCGCGCCTGTTGGTCAGTTATGACGAGAGGGGTGGGTACGGGCATCCGGACCACGTGCGGATGCACGACGCCGCCGTCGCGGTGTCGAAGGCGACGGGCATACCTCTCTATAGGGTGGTCGCCGACTGGGACGGGGATGCACCCTTTGGTGGGAGCGACGTCGTCGTACCGCTCGGCCCCCAGCGAGCCTCGAAGTTCGCCGCCCTCGCCGCGCACTCGACCCAGCTGACGGTCGACGGGGGTGACATCGTGCTCTCTGGCGGGCAGCGGCACACCGTCGCAGACACAGAAGTCTTCCGACGATTCCCCACTCTGTGA
- a CDS encoding alpha/beta fold hydrolase, translating to MASRIQVDVSRVYSAKRDTYARVNTIGTTGVRPFVLVPGIGVSSTYFERLAPNLNEFGPVHALDLPGFGGVPHPDDAMTIRQYADLVGKVIDDLALNDPVIVGHSMGTQIVSDLVSRRPEISTVVLIGPVVNRHERWIARAAVRFLQAAWHEPFKVKFLAISAYALCGFKWFSRILPKMMSYPIERALPNIQAHTLVIRGEFDAVAPRDWVEEVGRLLPNSRLWEMPGAAHSVMHAHAEEVARLCVEHAEQATSGEPLRDSDTLRVYDTDADDIPDAPPPVSVPDALAAVKGRLVESVGIARGDDDLIARGKTQHAEAMEQAGDASRVSASERERVGEEARAAAAARGETGPTSGTD from the coding sequence ATGGCATCCCGCATCCAGGTCGACGTCAGCCGCGTGTATTCGGCGAAGCGCGACACGTATGCCCGCGTCAACACGATCGGCACGACCGGCGTGCGTCCGTTCGTGCTGGTGCCCGGGATCGGTGTCTCCTCAACGTACTTCGAGCGACTCGCTCCGAACCTGAACGAGTTCGGCCCGGTGCACGCCCTCGACCTGCCCGGCTTCGGGGGAGTGCCGCACCCGGACGACGCCATGACGATCCGCCAGTACGCCGACCTCGTGGGCAAGGTCATCGACGACCTCGCGTTGAACGATCCCGTCATCGTGGGGCACTCGATGGGCACGCAGATCGTCAGCGACCTTGTCTCACGCCGGCCGGAGATCTCGACGGTGGTGCTGATCGGGCCGGTCGTGAACCGCCATGAACGGTGGATCGCCCGCGCAGCCGTCCGCTTCCTCCAGGCCGCCTGGCATGAACCGTTCAAGGTGAAGTTCCTCGCGATCAGCGCGTACGCGCTCTGCGGCTTCAAATGGTTCTCGCGGATCCTGCCGAAGATGATGTCGTACCCGATCGAGAGGGCGCTGCCGAACATCCAGGCGCACACGCTCGTGATTCGCGGCGAATTCGATGCGGTTGCGCCCCGGGACTGGGTCGAGGAGGTCGGTCGTCTGCTGCCGAACTCGCGACTCTGGGAGATGCCGGGCGCCGCGCACTCGGTCATGCACGCGCACGCCGAAGAAGTCGCACGGCTCTGCGTCGAGCACGCGGAGCAGGCGACGAGTGGTGAGCCGCTGCGCGACTCCGACACCCTGCGCGTCTACGACACCGATGCCGACGACATTCCCGATGCGCCGCCGCCGGTGTCGGTTCCGGATGCCCTGGCCGCCGTCAAAGGCCGCCTGGTCGAATCCGTGGGAATCGCGCGCGGCGACGACGATCTGATCGCGCGCGGCAAGACACAGCACGCTGAAGCAATGGAGCAGGCCGGTGATGCGTCGCGCGTGTCAGCCTCGGAGCGCGAGCGCGTCGGCGAAGAGGCGCGCGCGGCGGCAGCGGCTCGCGGCGAGACGGGCCCGACCAGCGGCACCGACTGA